One window of Microbacterium sp. 1S1 genomic DNA carries:
- a CDS encoding type B 50S ribosomal protein L31, producing MKTDIHPEYKAVVFRDLGSGETFLTRSTVTSDKTIELDGVEYPVIDVEISSASHPFYTGKQRIMDSAGRVEKFNQRFKGFGGSSK from the coding sequence ATGAAGACTGACATTCACCCCGAGTACAAGGCTGTCGTGTTCCGCGACCTCGGTTCGGGCGAGACCTTCCTCACCCGCTCCACCGTCACCAGCGACAAGACGATCGAGCTGGACGGCGTGGAGTACCCGGTGATCGACGTCGAGATCTCCTCGGCCTCGCACCCCTTCTACACGGGCAAGCAGCGCATCATGGACTCGGCCGGCCGCGTCGAGAAGTTCAACCAGCGCTTCAAGGGCTTCGGCGGCTCCTCCAAGTAA
- a CDS encoding ABC transporter ATP-binding protein, which produces MPIALEFTDVVVRREGRDIIDHVTWQVSDDQRWVILGPNGAGKTTLLQLADTLMHPTSGTVTVLGETLGRTDVFEIRPRIGFASSAMAKRIPRDETVLNTVLTAAYSVLGRWNESYEDIDERRALRVLGDWRLAHLADRTFGTLSDGEQKRVQIARAVMTDPELLLLDEPTASLDLGSREELLALLGGYASAPTTPAMLMVTHHVEEIPVGFTHVLLIRDGAVVAAGPIAETLTADTLSETFGMPIALSSEDGRYSARASS; this is translated from the coding sequence ATGCCGATCGCTCTGGAGTTCACCGACGTCGTCGTGCGCCGAGAGGGGCGCGACATCATCGATCACGTGACCTGGCAGGTCTCGGACGATCAGCGCTGGGTGATCCTCGGACCGAACGGCGCCGGAAAGACCACCCTGCTCCAGCTCGCCGACACGCTCATGCACCCGACGTCGGGGACCGTCACCGTCCTCGGCGAGACGCTCGGACGCACGGACGTCTTCGAGATCCGCCCGCGAATCGGATTCGCCTCGTCGGCGATGGCCAAGCGCATCCCGCGGGACGAGACGGTGCTCAACACGGTGCTCACCGCGGCGTACTCCGTGCTGGGGCGGTGGAACGAGAGCTACGAGGACATCGACGAGCGGCGTGCGCTCCGGGTGCTGGGGGACTGGCGTCTCGCGCACCTCGCCGACCGTACGTTCGGCACGCTGAGCGACGGCGAGCAGAAGCGCGTGCAGATCGCGCGGGCGGTCATGACCGACCCCGAGCTGCTGCTGCTCGACGAGCCGACCGCCTCGCTCGACCTCGGGTCGCGTGAGGAACTGCTGGCACTGCTGGGGGGCTACGCGTCGGCACCGACCACTCCCGCGATGCTCATGGTGACGCACCACGTGGAGGAGATCCCGGTCGGCTTCACGCACGTCCTGCTGATCCGCGACGGTGCCGTGGTCGCCGCAGGCCCGATCGCCGAGACGCTCACCGCGGACACCCTCAGCGAGACCTTCGGGATGCCGATCGCGCTCAGCAGCGAGGACGGGCGCTACTCCGCCCGCGCCTCCTCGTGA
- the glgA gene encoding glycogen synthase, with protein MRVEMITKEYPPEIYGGAGVHVAELVSALRRDIDVTVRAFGAPRDEEGTFAYRVPDSLAAANPALQTLGTDLEIVSAIAGADVVHSHTWYANFAGHLASQLHGIPHVLTAHSLEPLRPWKAEQLGGGYAVSSGIEKLAYENAAAVIAVSAGMRADILRSYPQVDPARVRVIHNGIDVERWRPVQNTAFLSSIGMDPDRPSVVFVGRITRQKGLPYLLQAARLLPPEVQLILCAGAPDTPEIMAEVQEGVRLLQQTREGVVWIERMLPRDELSAILAAATTFVCPSVYEPLGIVNLEAMACGAAVVGTATGGIPEVVDDGVTGRLVPIEQVQDGTGTPTDPERFVADLAAVLTEVATDPARARQYGDAGRERARAQFSWAAIADETRALYAELSA; from the coding sequence ATGCGAGTCGAGATGATCACCAAGGAGTATCCGCCGGAGATCTACGGAGGCGCGGGCGTGCACGTCGCCGAGCTCGTCTCCGCGCTGCGTCGTGACATCGATGTGACCGTACGGGCTTTCGGTGCCCCGCGGGATGAGGAGGGCACCTTCGCGTATCGCGTGCCCGACAGCCTGGCCGCGGCGAACCCCGCTCTCCAGACGCTCGGTACGGACCTGGAGATCGTGTCGGCCATCGCGGGAGCGGACGTCGTGCACAGTCACACCTGGTACGCGAACTTCGCCGGTCACCTCGCCTCCCAGCTCCACGGCATCCCGCACGTGCTCACGGCGCACAGCCTGGAGCCGCTGCGTCCCTGGAAGGCGGAGCAGCTCGGGGGCGGCTACGCGGTGTCCAGCGGTATCGAGAAGCTCGCCTACGAGAACGCTGCCGCGGTGATCGCGGTGAGCGCCGGGATGCGCGCCGACATCCTGCGCAGCTACCCGCAGGTGGATCCTGCGCGCGTCCGGGTCATCCACAACGGAATCGATGTGGAGCGGTGGCGTCCCGTGCAGAACACCGCCTTCCTCTCGTCGATCGGCATGGACCCGGACCGGCCCTCTGTCGTCTTCGTCGGCCGGATCACGCGACAGAAGGGGCTGCCGTATCTGCTTCAGGCCGCACGTCTGCTGCCGCCGGAGGTCCAGCTGATCCTCTGCGCCGGCGCCCCGGACACGCCCGAGATCATGGCGGAGGTGCAGGAGGGGGTGCGGCTGCTGCAGCAGACCCGCGAGGGCGTCGTGTGGATCGAGCGGATGCTTCCCCGTGACGAGCTGTCCGCGATCCTGGCCGCGGCCACGACGTTCGTGTGCCCGTCCGTGTACGAGCCGCTCGGTATCGTCAACCTCGAGGCCATGGCCTGCGGTGCCGCCGTGGTCGGCACCGCGACCGGCGGCATCCCCGAGGTCGTGGACGACGGCGTCACTGGCAGGCTCGTCCCGATCGAGCAGGTGCAGGACGGTACAGGCACACCCACCGACCCGGAGCGCTTCGTCGCCGACCTCGCGGCGGTGCTCACCGAGGTCGCCACGGACCCCGCGCGGGCACGGCAGTATGGCGATGCGGGCCGGGAGCGTGCCCGCGCGCAGTTCAGCTGGGCCGCGATCGCCGACGAGACCCGCGCGCTCTACGCGGAGCTGTCGGCGTGA